One Spodoptera frugiperda isolate SF20-4 chromosome 10, AGI-APGP_CSIRO_Sfru_2.0, whole genome shotgun sequence genomic region harbors:
- the LOC118277089 gene encoding von Hippel-Lindau disease tumor suppressor-like, with product MPYEQFVYEVNCKGENVLVKSLNSDTPVTVRFTNQTSRPVNVWWRNFEGRQVFYGRIEPGASLDQGTFLTHPWQFTDACTEQYYVINNKAVFRPPPELACQTANFNITQPSCCAHTCFSFCHDAPQSVYPVYQKMC from the coding sequence ATGCCCTACGAACAGTTTGTATACGAAGTTAATTGCAAGGGAGAAAATGTTCTCGTGAAATCATTAAACTCCGATACTCCGGTGACTGTCCGCTTCACGAACCAGACGTCGCGGCCGGTGAACGTGTGGTGGCGCAACTTCGAGGGGAGGCAAGTGTTCTACGGCCGGATTGAACCGGGCGCGAGTCTCGACCAAGGCACGTTCCTGACACACCCTTGGCAGTTCACGGATGCGTGCACCGAGCAGTACTATGTGATCAACAACAAGGCTGTATTCAGGCCGCCGCCGGAGCTGGCGTGCCAGACAGCGAACTTTAACATCACTCAGCCCTCGTGTTGTGCTCACACTTGCTTTTCCTTTTGTCATGATGCTCCGCAATCTGTCTATCCCGTCTATCAAAAGATGTGTTAG
- the LOC118277090 gene encoding von Hippel-Lindau disease tumor suppressor, producing MAFEEFIYDVNEKGENVLVKSINSDTPVTVRFTNQTSRPVNVWWRNFEGRQVFYGRIEPGASLDQGTFLTHPWQFTDACTEQYYGINNRRVFRPSPDLADQTANFNITAPQCTCAW from the coding sequence ATGGCGTTCGAGGAGTTTATATACGACGTTAATGAGAAGGGAGAAAATGTTCTCGTGAAATCAATAAACTCCGATACTCCGGTGACTGTCCGCTTCACGAACCAGACGTCGCGTCCGGTGAACGTGTGGTGGCGCAACTTCGAGGGGAGGCAAGTGTTCTACGGCCGGATTGAACCGGGCGCGAGTCTCGACCAAGGCACGTTCCTGACACACCCTTGGCAGTTCACGGATGCGTGCACCGAGCAGTACTACGGGATCAACAACCGGCGTGTATTCAGACCGtcgccggacctcgcggatcaGACAGCGAACTTCAACATCACTGCGCCCCAGTGTACCTGTGCGTGGTAG
- the LOC118277091 gene encoding von Hippel-Lindau disease tumor suppressor-like: MAFEQFVYEVNEKGENVLVKSINSDTPVTVRFTNQTSRPVNVWWRNFEGRQVFYGRIEPGASLDQGTFLTHPWQFTDACTEQYYGIDNRRVFRPPPDLAGQTPNFNITAPSCNCPC; the protein is encoded by the coding sequence ATGGCGTTCGAGCAGTTTGTGTACGAAGTTAATGAGAAGGGAGAAAATGTTCTCGTGAAATCAATAAACTCCGATACTCCGGTGACTGTCCGCTTCACGAACCAGACGTCGCGTCCGGTGAACGTGTGGTGGCGCAACTTCGAGGGGAGGCAAGTGTTCTACGGCCGGATTGAACCGGGCGCGAGTCTCGACCAAGGCACGTTCCTGACACACCCTTGGCAGTTCACGGATGCGTGTACCGAGCAGTACTACGGGATCGACAACCGGCGTGTGTTCAGGCCGCCGCCGGACCTTGCGGGCCAGACACCGAACTTCAACATCACTGCGCCCTCGTGTAACTGTCCATGCTAA